One Tepidisphaeraceae bacterium DNA segment encodes these proteins:
- a CDS encoding transaldolase family protein: MSLKSLVASGTKLWLDSVDPELVQKNRAAGATGATSNPIIISDILKTGSRDEKLGDLLGKGLDDDTIAWEMTDGLVREAQQVFAPVWQQTNGNDGYVSFELDPLLEDVEKPVPPEEKKRRYIELGKKWAAGHTNRMIKVPATEGGLAALEELAAAGITLNVTLIFSERQYTIARDNVWRGAQRRKDGLAKFKSVYSIFVSRVDVYTEAEVPDLSPAAQGMVGLVNVKRLWKMNQEFWADKNLPLQQEIIFASTGTKKKSDPVDKYVAALAGSDIQTNPPGTNDAVDKLNKTYTRQVDQLPPQAVLDEIDAKVDIDQMEKTLMSEGTKKFADPHKVLLKQIASKRAELAPAK, translated from the coding sequence ATGTCGCTGAAATCCCTTGTCGCCAGTGGAACCAAGCTGTGGCTCGATAGCGTAGACCCCGAACTCGTGCAGAAGAACCGCGCCGCCGGCGCAACGGGGGCCACGAGCAACCCGATCATCATCTCCGACATCCTCAAGACCGGCTCGCGCGACGAGAAACTCGGCGATTTGCTCGGCAAGGGCTTGGACGACGACACGATCGCCTGGGAGATGACCGACGGCCTCGTGCGCGAGGCGCAGCAGGTCTTCGCGCCCGTGTGGCAGCAAACCAACGGCAACGATGGTTACGTCAGCTTCGAGCTCGACCCGCTCCTGGAAGACGTGGAGAAGCCCGTACCGCCGGAGGAAAAGAAACGCCGGTACATCGAGCTGGGCAAGAAGTGGGCCGCCGGTCATACCAATCGCATGATCAAGGTGCCGGCCACCGAAGGGGGCCTGGCGGCGCTGGAGGAACTGGCGGCGGCGGGCATCACGCTGAACGTCACGCTGATCTTCTCCGAGCGGCAATACACCATCGCCCGCGACAACGTCTGGCGCGGCGCGCAGCGGCGCAAGGACGGGCTGGCGAAGTTCAAGAGCGTCTACAGCATCTTCGTGTCGCGCGTCGACGTGTACACCGAAGCGGAAGTCCCCGACCTCTCGCCCGCAGCGCAGGGCATGGTGGGCCTCGTGAACGTGAAGCGGCTGTGGAAGATGAACCAGGAATTCTGGGCCGACAAGAACCTGCCCCTGCAGCAGGAGATCATCTTCGCCAGCACCGGCACAAAGAAGAAGTCCGACCCCGTCGACAAGTACGTGGCCGCGCTCGCCGGCAGCGATATCCAGACCAACCCACCCGGCACGAACGACGCCGTCGACAAGTTGAACAAGACCTACACCCGCCAGGTCGACCAACTGCCCCCGCAGGCGGTGCTGGACGAGATCGACGCGAAGGTGGATATCGACCAAATGGAAAAGACCCTCATGAGCGAGGGCACGAAGAAGTTCGCCGACCCGCACAAGGTGCTGCTGAAACAGATCGCCAGCAAACGGGCCGAGCTGGCTCCGGCGAAGTGA